The Garra rufa chromosome 18, GarRuf1.0, whole genome shotgun sequence genome window below encodes:
- the LOC141291166 gene encoding cadherin-like protein 26, translating to MDYEKGPKIIRLTFEARNLSNNAVDTRLGLEIKILDINDNAPEFQKSVYEQTVDESHPQGKEVVTVLAIDKDDSKTNNGTFVFTIKSVTPQTDNIEFYIQQHTQSGTIYFKGCLDYEKAQKYTILVEAKDKGEKIQLSSTSKVIINIADNNNNLPEFSGKTGPGMVKERETGVEVLRLQVTDKDVFDSKAWKAKYTIHGDKNKIFKIETDPVTNEGILTVVKQTDYEEQTQHNVSISVQNKIPYFSCKIKKKVPNAMWELDKIPQNPDTDTSVLYNTIPITIYIEDVNDPPVFIPPVKHVSVMENINVGTSLTTFTAKDMDGSHINTFKFVKGEDIDGWITVDAKSGQVSTTKIVDRESPFVNNGTYTATLCAVDDGVPPLTGTGTIIIHVNDQNDNAPVLEVNKVSICLDKEPTMVNITAVDLDFPPYGSPFYYELLGDVKDKWKVEPAHGTTVNIVKENRVFSGHHLLQIKISDQQGFYLIQNLTVTVCDCSITPNCNAKMVSKTRIGPIAAWLVALAVLMLAAMCLLSLLISCKTEKKMIEMDEGLGHLITTNTETPGTDCMVSSSIGNDKTDSFNVNSINVSTNIHSSQAATIQNVMHKGQQAVSRAPSSVYNNQTFKRSMYTNSTRRSYRGNFQRSGMRSSFRSSHSFNTNASYMGENLAILINQKLLALQTREEDLGIYTPHCYADEGQPKASDELDAISIAEEDFHPDMLRNLDSRFSQLATISKPDLMRSINDDKYNYICIS from the exons ATGGACTATGAAAAAGGCCCTAAAATTATCCGT TTGACATTTGAAGCAAGAAATCTATCCAATAATGCAGTGGATACAAGACTTGGGCTTGAGATCAAAATACTGGACATAAATGATAACGCACCAGAATTTCAAAAGTCAGTCTATGAACAGACTGTGGACGAGTCACATCCTCAAG GCAAAGAAGTAGTGACAGTACTGGCTATTGATAAGGATGATTCAAAAACAAACAATGGAACATTCGTATTCACGATCAAGTCGGTCACACCACAAACAGATAATATTGAATTTTATATTCAGCAGCATACACAGTCTGGGACAATTTATTTTAAAGGGTGTTTGGACTACGAG AAAGCTCAAAAATACACAATCCTTGTTGAAGCAAAGGACAAAGGGGAAAAGATACAGCTCTCAAGTACGAGTAAGGTGATCATCAATATTGCTGATAATAACAACAATCTTCCAGAGTTCTCTGGAAAAACA GGACCAGGGATGGTCAAGGAGAGAGAAACTGGGGTTGAAGTTCTGCGACTGCAAGTAACAGACAAAGACGTCTTTGATTCAAAAGCTTGGAAAGCCAAATACACAATCCACGGAGATAAAAACAAGATATTCAAAATAGAAACAGACCCTGTTACGAATGAAGGGATTTTAACAGTTGTTAAG CAAACAGACTACGAGGAGCAAACACAGCACAATGTGTCCATCAGTGTGCAGAACAAAATTCCTTACTTTTCCTGTAAGATTAAAAAGAAGGTACCAAATGCAATGTGGGAGCTCGACAAAATACCCCAAAACCCTGACACTGACACAAGTGTCCTCTATAACACCATTCCAATCACCATTTATATAGAAGACGTCAATGACCCTCCTGTATTTATACCACCTGTTAAACATGTTTCGGTAATGGAGAACATAAATGTAGGAACAAGTCTAACAACCTTCACTGCTAAAGACATGGATGGAAGCCACATAAACACATTTAA ATTTGTTAAAGGTGAAGATATTGATGGATGGATAACTGTTGATGCAAAGTCTGGACAAGTATCCACAACTAAAATTGTGGATAGAGAGTCGCCATTTGTGAACAACGGCACCTATACAGCAACCCTGTGTGCTGTGGATGATG GTGTTCCTCCGCTGACAGGCACTGGAACAATAATTATTCACGTGAATGATCAaaatgataatgcaccagtactgGAGGTGAACAAGGTCAGCATTTGCCTAGATAAAGAGCCCACAATGGTCAACATCACCGCTGTAGACCTGGACTTTCCTCCATATGGATCGCCTTTCTACTATGAGCTTTTGGGAGATGTTAAGGACAAATGGAAGGTTGAACCAGCCCATG GCACAACAGTGAATATTGTAAAAGAAAACAGAGTGTTTTCTGGTCATCACCTCCTCCAGATTAAAATATCAGATCAGCAGGGATTTTACCTCATCCAGAACCTGACGGTCACTGTGTGCGACTGCTCAATCACACCAAACTGCAATGCCAAGATGGTTTCGAAGACTCGGATAGGGCCTATTGCTGCTTGGCTGGTTGCTCTTGCGGTTCTGATGCTTGCAG CAATGTGCTTACTGAGTCTACTGATTTcctgcaagacagaaaaaaaaatgattgaaatGGATGAGGGACTTGGTCATCTTATCACAACAAACACAGAAACTCCAGGAACAGACTGCATG GTGTCTTCCAGTATTGGCAATGACAAAACTGATTCTTTCAACGTAAACAGTATAAATGTGTCTACAAATATACATTCAAGCCAGGCAGCTACAATACAAAAC GTGATGCATaaaggacagcaggcagtttcaCGGGCTCCATCGTCAGTTTACAACAACCAGACATTTAAACGCTCGATGTATACA AATTCCACAAGACGTTCATACAGAGGAAATTTCCAG CGATCGGGTATGAGATCAAGTTTTAGAAGCAGCCATTCCTTCAACACCAATGCATCTTACATGGGTGAAAATCTCGCCATTCTCATCAACCAG AAACTACTTGCTCTCCAAACCCGTGAGGAGGATCTTGGTATTTACACACCACACTGTTATGCAGATGAGGGACAACCTAAAGCCAGTGATGAACTGGATGCAATATCCATTGCAGAGGAAGACTTTCATCCAGACATGCTTAGAAATCTGGATAGCCGGTTCAGTCAACTAGCAACAATTTCTAAACCTGACCTGATGAGAAG TATCAATGATGATAAATATAACTACATTTGCATTTCCTGA